The Henckelia pumila isolate YLH828 chromosome 2, ASM3356847v2, whole genome shotgun sequence genome includes a window with the following:
- the LOC140884746 gene encoding kinetochore protein SPC24 homolog: protein MGDTTRKMDMEELMKYCNNLIDFLKDDKDIVGLQHFLRHSKALQSQCDKDFNEVQLSIEDYKKKIEACKQKESDAESESIADVELDLLEKELEERQKLERMLREELRVTVNGIDDLELQRASLEEQMQTLKKSEQDELRSEMKLSMHASVTNIIPNLDDLSKISGHIVVRDKKVVDNFKFDPAKHSAFDTCNGVWKMIKLQ, encoded by the exons ATGGGAGATACGACGAGGAAGATGGATATGGAAGAGTTGATGAAGTACTGCAACAACTTGATTGATTTCTTGAAAGACGACAAGGATATAGTTGGTCTCCAGCATTTTCTGCGCCATTCCAAAGCTCTTCAGTCTCAGTGCGATAAAGATTTCAACGAAGTACAATTGTCCATTGAAG ACTACAAAAAGAAGATAGAAGCATGCAAGCAGAAAGAATCAGATGCAGAATCCGAAAGCATTGCTGATGTAGAGCTAGATTTGCTCGAAAAAGAATTGGAAGAGAGACAAAAACTAGAACGAATGCTTAGAGAAGAGCTTAG AGTAACAGTCAATGGAATTGATGATCTAGAGCTTCAGAGGGCCTCTCTTGAAGAACAAATGCAGACCCtaaagaaatccgagcaagaTGAACTGAGATCTGA GATGAAGCTTTCGATGCATGCGTCTGTCACAAACATAATCCCAAACTTGGATGATCTATCCAAAATATCTGGCC ATATCGTGGTGAGAGATAAGAAAGTTGTTGACAATTTTAAGTTCGATCCAGCAAAGCATTCTGCCTTTGATACATGTAATGGTGTCTGGAAGATGATAAAGTTGCAATAA
- the LOC140879748 gene encoding ferritin, chloroplastic-like, whose protein sequence is MMLLETISAVSMPSSRGSSNLVFLQDLTNPNAVSTVPSPCLNPFTSSFSPSRLSLSLARRRDKGFAASASNETESLTLTGLVFQPFEEVKRDEFMVPIAPLVSLARQGYSKECEDAINEQINVEYSVSYVYHSLYAYFDRDNVALKGLAKFFKEASEEEREHAEKFMKYQNKRGGKVILNHIKLPPTEFDHIEKGDALYAMELALSLEKLTNEKLLKVHRVADENNDPQMADFIESEFLGEQVEAIKKIAEYVAQLRRVGKGHGVWHFDQMLLH, encoded by the exons ATGATGCTTCTTGAGACGATTTCAGCTGTTTCCATGCCTTCGTCGCGTGGTTCTTCGAATCTTGTGTTCTTGCAAGATTTGACCAATCCAAATGCCGTTTCAACCGTACCATCTCCTTGCTTGAATCCCTTTACATCTTCGTTTTCTCCCTCAAGATTGAGTCTTTCTTTGGCGAGAAGACGCGATAAAGGTTTTGCGGCCAGTGCCTCGAACGAGACTGAAAGTTTGACACTCACTGGCCTTGTCTTTCAGCCGTTTGAAGAGGTTAAGAGAGATGAGTTTATGGTCCCGATTGCTCCTCTTGTTTCACTTGCTCGCCAGGGGTACTCCAAAGAGTGTGAGGATGCCATTAATGAGCAGATCAA TGTGGAATACTCTGTGTCCTATGTGTACCACTCCCTTTATGCCTACTTTGACAGGGATAATGTTGCTCTCAAAGGCCTAGCAAA GTTTTTCAAGGAGGCCAGTGAAGAAGAAAGAGAACATGCAgaaaaatttatgaaatatCAG AATAAGCGAGGGGGGAAAGTTATCCTGAATCATATCAAGCTTCCACCTACCGAGTTTGATCATATCGAGAAGGGTGATGCACTATATG CAATGGAACTTGCCTTGTCCTTGGAGAAGTTAACTAATGAGAAACTTCTTAAAGTGCACCGT GTGGcagatgaaaataatgaccCTCAGATGGCAGATTTCATAGAGAGTGAGTTTTTAGGGGAGCAG GTCGAAGCCATAAAGAAAATTGCAGAATATGTAGCTCAATTGAGGAGGGTTGGAAAAGGACACG GTGTGTGGCACTTTGATCAGATGCTGCTTCATTAA
- the LOC140879749 gene encoding uncharacterized protein At5g01610, with product MDQIFNKVGSYWLGQKANKEFASVGNEINSISNSIEGGAKWLVNKMKGKMQKPLQELLKEYDLAIGIFPRDATNYEFDEETKKLTVFVPSICEVSYKDSSVLRFANTITGYLEKGKLADIEGIKTKVMIWVKVTCITSEQSKLHFTAGIRKTRSRDAYEVLRDGIGVDKF from the exons ATGGATCAGATATTTAACAAGGTGGGTTCGTATTGGTTGGGACAAAAAGCCAACAAGGAGTTTGCTTCGGTCGGCAATGAGATTAAT TCCATATCGAATAGTATCGAAGGGGGAGCCAAATGGTTGGTTAATAAGATGAAAG GGAAGATGCAAAAACCTCTGCAAGAACTTCTCAAGGAGTACGACCTGGCTATAGGAATATTTCCCCGAGATGCCACGAACTATGAGTTCGACGAGGAAACAAAGAAGCTGACTGTATTCGTTCCATCAATCTGTGAGGTTAGTTACAAGGATTCATCTGTATTACGTTTCGCGAATACTATAACCGGATATCTGGAGAAGGGTAAGCTGGCTGACATAGAGGGAATCAAAACTAAAGTGATGATTTGGGTTAAAGTGACTTGTATTACATCCGAACAATCGAAGCTTCATTTCACTGCTGGGATTAGGAAAACCAGAAGCAGGGATGCATATGAGGTACTCAGAGATGGGATAGGTGTTGACAAATTCTAG